One genomic region from Bactrocera tryoni isolate S06 chromosome 3, CSIRO_BtryS06_freeze2, whole genome shotgun sequence encodes:
- the LOC120770212 gene encoding epidermal growth factor receptor substrate 15-like 1 isoform X3, whose translation MNLDFAKLCGKHAAIYEAYYKQIDPKGSGAIEAMTAAKFLKKSGLSDVVLSRVWDLSDPNGKGFLDKPGFFVALKLVSLAQAGQVINMSNIYTETANPPKVGDIPKILPPRIQTVPVASVGTISGDWSISVIDRLKYEQLFETLKPINGMLPGNKVKGVLMDSKLPMDTLGKIWDLADQDKDGNLDKHEFIVAMHLVYQTLEKRTVPDVLPPELRKPNSGGGPPPKPAPPIVSSNSATMPRAPSGEGFGDGGFVANFPKDIAPPPAIPPLPVAIPTMTRVPPVGASGVQSQPLISTDPLIPIGAPPSVTASADWVVSPAELKRFEITFRDSDRDKDGLVSGLEVKNVFIQSGVQQNCLAHIWALCDTNQSGKLTLEQFALAMWMVERKQKGIEPPQVLTANMVPPSMRSIVSGVDLQPQEPKPTYSNPELEMISKEIEELAKERRALETEIAQKEADIRIKSGEVRSLQSELDTLSATLKQLENQRGEAQKRLDDLKAQSIDYQTVLKNMTLDISQLRVQVTKIRDQCQKQEETINEQEGELNAKRSELQKLKDEEAALQKEYDQNNRELQKLTQHLQNTQLQISSVRSMVTQLLETQRQMTDALLMCRAAISNQDAELVSEYQLKIEPDFNEARQLLEKKVEEPKADDPFGENSTVELTTKTTNGFASNGFGNDPFTANSGSATIGRTGFDDSFTATSGFGESGFDGFGSNSGFSQPAKDPFGGDAFANKPSNAITPEPGKDDFGSDPFAALHAPTGQGQVLSPNAQKSGPPPRPESPSPALPPKKSKVPPPRPAPPRPMQGPARPVQPASDAFGSNTSGGGGGFADFADFDNKQASAVTSLFVSKSSETIADASVENVRESRASIISGPTDFSDDPFKDYRYEDPFSIKDPFADDEDIDTDPEKIFKDDFSDDDKAKTSSTGFTANSTNTQAFVVSNKSATPLSADFLDQFDAFNLNPSPVPSQQSSTSGGLTGIGFGSGGQSSISSSSKKSNSVTPIPHAMGAEVSGVGGSLFDDFANFDTFGATKPKATVALSSLGELDAAFKSNNSEEPKPKANDSFFEAFNDNFDNNSNRDVQTSTLTGKSNTNIFDPFGDSKANLDAFDAFSTSKRTDSAFVDPKGNSAITKSSKVFDDFNDNAFEDDFFKIKDNNANANFDVKLTTTLSNNANTKDDSFGKFDELNNSLNFTNDFDTALNNSKNLTDNEEVKSLSAFRKDALGATALTKVQNITTLSKVSNPDVALAVVGAAGENGDKVAEKFAADYSKADTFELDLQEALKRSMLEN comes from the exons atgaatttagATTTTGCGAAATTGTGCGGCAAACATGCTGCCATTTATGAGGCATATTACAAACAG ATTGACCCAAAGGGTTCTGGTGCTATAGAAGCGATGACGGctgcgaaatttttaaaaaaatctggTCTTAGTGATGTTGTGCTTAGCCGAGTTTGGGATTTATCAGATCCTAACGGAAAGGGTTTTCTTGATAAGCCTGGTTTCTTTGTTGCATTAAAACTCGTGTCACTGGCTCAAGCTGGTCAAGTGATAAATATGAGTAATATATACACGGAAACAGCGAATCCACCAAAAGTT GGTGATATCCCAAAAATTTTACCACCTCGCATACAAACAGTTCCAGTGGCTAGCGTAGGTACTATAAGTGGCGATTGGTCTATTAGTGTCATAGATCGTTTGAAATATGAGCAACTTTTCGAGACCCTAAAACCCATTAATGGAATGTTGCCGGGCAACAAAGTCAAGGGTGTGCTCATGGACTCGAAACTGCCTATGGATACTTTGGGAAAAATTTGGGATTTAGCTGATCAGGACAAAGATGGTAACCTGGATAAGCATGAATTTATCGTGGCAATGCATCTTGTTTATCAAACATTGGAAAAACGCACTGTACCCGATGTGCTACCGCCAGAGTTGCGCAAGCCTAATTCCGGTGGAGGTCCACCGCCAAAGCCTGCTCCGCCAATTGTGTCAAGCAATTCGGCAACAATGCCACGTGCCCCAAGTGGTGAAGGATTTGGGGATGGTGGTTTTGTGGCCAACTTTCCCAAAGATATAGCACCTCCACCAGCTATACCACCGCTGCCTGTCGCGATACCAACAATGACACGTGTTCCACCTGTCGGTGCAAGTGGTGTTCAATCACAACCGCTTATATCAACCGATCCGCTAATACCCATCGGCGCGCCACCTTCCGTAACAGCTAGTGCTGATTGGGTTGTTAGTCCAGCCGAGCTGAAACGTTTTGAAATAACATTCAGAGATTCAGACCGAGACAAGGATGGACTTGTATCGGGGCTTGAAGTGAAGAATGTGTTCATACAATCGGGCGTACAGCAAAACTGTTTGGCGCATATTTG GGCTCTTTGTGACACAAACCAGTCAGGAAAATTAACTCTTGAACAATTCGCTTTGGCTATGTGGATGGTGGAACGTAAACAGAAGGGCATCGAGCCACCTCAGGTACTGACAGCCAACATGGTACCACCGTCTATGCGTAGCATCGTATCTGGCGTAGATTTGCAACCACAA GAACCTAAACCGACTTATTCTAATCCTGAGCTAGAAATGATCTCCAAGGAAATCGAAGAGCTTGCCAAGGAGCGCCGTGCTTTGGAAACAGAAATTGCACAGAAAGAAGCAGATATACGCATAAAATCGGGCGAAGTTCGTAGCCTACAG agcGAATTGGACACGTTGTCAGCTACATTAAAACAGTTGGAAAATCAACGTGGTGAGGCACAGAAACGTTTGGATGACTTGAAAGCACAG AGCATTGACTACCAGACGGTACTAAAAAACATGACTTTAGATATATCTCAGTTAAGAGTGCAg gTAACCAAAATACGAGATCAATGTCAAAAACAAGAGGAAACCATAAACGAGCAAGAGGGTGAACTAAATGCAAAACGCTCTgagttgcaaaaattaaaagacgAGGAAGCTGCGTTGCAAAAGGAGTATGATCAAAATAATCGAGAGCTGCAGAAGCTAACACAACATTTACAAAATACCCAATTACAAATTAGTTCG GTACGCTCGATGGTAACACAATTACTGGAAACTCAACGTCAAATGACTGATGCGTTGTTGATGTGTCGTGCGGCCATCTCAAATCAAGACGCAGAGTTGGTGTCCGAGTATCAATTAAAAATCGAACCAGACTTCAATGAAGCGCGCCAACTACTTGAAAAGAAAGTAGAGGAACCAAAAGCGGACGATCCATTTGGGGAAAATAGTACTGTGGAATTAACAACGAAAACTACAAACGGATTCGCCAGTAATGGCTTTGGTAATGACCCTTTCACAGCAAATAGCGGCAGTGCAACTATTGGTCGCACTGGATTTGATGACAGCTTTACGGCTACAAGTGGATTTGGTGAAAGCGGATTCGATGGTTTTGGTAGCAATAGCGGCTTTAGTCAACCAGCAAAGGATCCCTTCGGCGGAGATGCTTTCGCAAATAAACCTAGTAATGCAATAACGCCTGAG CCGGGTAAAGATGACTTCGGAAGTGATCCATTTGCCGCGTTACATGCACCTACCGGACAGGGTCAAGTGTTAAGCCCAAATGCCCAAAAATCTGGACCACCACCGAGGCCTGAGTCGCCAAGTCCAGCTTTGCCACCAAAGAAATCGAAGGTGCCACCTCCGCGTCCAGCACCACCACGCCCAATGCAG GGACCTGCACGGCCTGTTCAACCAGCTTCCGACGCTTTCGGTTCTAACACGTCCGGCGGAGGTGGTGGTTTTGCTGACTTTGCAGATTTCGACAATAAG CAGGCGTCCGCTGTAACGTCCTTGTTCGTGAGTAAATCGAGCGAAACAATAGCAGATGCTTCCGTGGAGAATGTGCGAGAAAGCCGAGCATCTATTATTAGTGGTCCGACAGATTTTTCAGATGATCCCTTCAAGGACTATCGTTATGAGGATCCATTTAGTATTAAAGATCCGTTCGCAGATGATGAAGATATAGATACGGATCCGGAGAAGATTTTCAAGGATGACTTCTCAG ACGATGATAAGGCCAAGACTTCATCTACTGGTTTTACGGCAAACAGCACCAATACTCAAGCCTTTGTAGTTAGCAATAAATCTGCAACTCCGTTAAGCGCTGATTTTCTTGACCAGTTCGATGCTTTCAATTTGAATCCTAGTCCTGTGCCTTCACAACAGTCTTCAACATCGGGCGGCTTAACAGGTATAGGTTTTGGCAGTGGGGGTCAGAGTAGTATTAGTAGCTCAAGTAAGAAATCGAATAGCGTTACACCTATTCCACATGCAATGGGGGCCGAAGTTAGTGGCGTTGGTGGTAGTTTATTTGATGACTTCGCCAATTTTGATACATTTGGTGCTACGAAACCGAAAGCGACAGTTGCGCTGTCTTCTTTGGGGGAACTGGATGCTGCATTCAAAAGCAACAACTCAGAAGAGCCAAAACCCAAGGCAAATGATTCCTTCTTCGAAGCATTTAATGATAATTTTGATAACAATTCTAATCGTGATGTGCAGACAAGTACACTAACTGGGAAGTCGAACACAAACATTTTCGATCCCTTTGGTGATAGCAAGGCAAATTTGGATGCATTTGATGCCTTTAGCACTTCCAAGCGCACTGATTCAGCCTTTGTAGATCCTAAAGGAAATTCGGCCATTACTAAATCATCTAAAGTGTTTGATGACTTCAATGACAATGCATTCGAAGATGACTTCTTTAAGATAAAAGACAATAATGCAAATGCTAACTTTGATGTCAAGTTGACAACTACGCTCTCAAATAATGCTAATACTAAAGACGATAGCTTTGGAAAATTCGATGAACTCAACAACAGTCTTAATTTTACAAACGATTTTGATACTGCTTTaaataactcaaaaaatttaactgatAATGAAGAGGTAAAATCTTTATCGGCGTTTCGTAAAGATGCACTAGGAGCTACGGCATTAACGAAAGTACAAAATATCACAACTCTAAGTAAGGTGTCAAATCCAGATGTAGCCCTTGCTGTAGTTGGCGCAGCTGGGGAAAATGGTGACAAAGTTGCAGAAAAATTCGCTGCCGACTACTCCAAAGCAGATACATTCGAGTTGGATTTGCAAGAGGCGCTTAAACGCAGTATGCTGGAAAATTAA
- the LOC120770212 gene encoding epidermal growth factor receptor substrate 15-like 1 isoform X4: MNLDFAKLCGKHAAIYEAYYKQIDPKGSGAIEAMTAAKFLKKSGLSDVVLSRVWDLSDPNGKGFLDKPGFFVALKLVSLAQAGQVINMSNIYTETANPPKVGDIPKILPPRIQTVPVASVGTISGDWSISVIDRLKYEQLFETLKPINGMLPGNKVKGVLMDSKLPMDTLGKIWDLADQDKDGNLDKHEFIVAMHLVYQTLEKRTVPDVLPPELRKPNSGGGPPPKPAPPIVSSNSATMPRAPSGEGFGDGGFVANFPKDIAPPPAIPPLPVAIPTMTRVPPVGASGVQSQPLISTDPLIPIGAPPSVTASADWVVSPAELKRFEITFRDSDRDKDGLVSGLEVKNVFIQSGVQQNCLAHIWALCDTNQSGKLTLEQFALAMWMVERKQKGIEPPQVLTANMVPPSMRSIVSGVDLQPQEPKPTYSNPELEMISKEIEELAKERRALETEIAQKEADIRIKSGEVRSLQSELDTLSATLKQLENQRGEAQKRLDDLKAQSIDYQTVLKNMTLDISQLRVQVTKIRDQCQKQEETINEQEGELNAKRSELQKLKDEEAALQKEYDQNNRELQKLTQHLQNTQLQISSVRSMVTQLLETQRQMTDALLMCRAAISNQDAELVSEYQLKIEPDFNEARQLLEKKVEEPKADDPFGENSTVELTTKTTNGFASNGFGNDPFTANSGSATIGRTGFDDSFTATSGFGESGFDGFGSNSGFSQPAKDPFGGDAFANKPSNAITPEPGKDDFGSDPFAALHAPTGQGQVLSPNAQKSGPPPRPESPSPALPPKKSKVPPPRPAPPRPMQGPARPVQPASDAFGSNTSGGGGGFADFADFDNKASAVTSLFVSKSSETIADASVENVRESRASIISGPTDFSDDPFKDYRYEDPFSIKDPFADDEDIDTDPEKIFKDDFSDDDKAKTSSTGFTANSTNTQAFVVSNKSATPLSADFLDQFDAFNLNPSPVPSQQSSTSGGLTGIGFGSGGQSSISSSSKKSNSVTPIPHAMGAEVSGVGGSLFDDFANFDTFGATKPKATVALSSLGELDAAFKSNNSEEPKPKANDSFFEAFNDNFDNNSNRDVQTSTLTGKSNTNIFDPFGDSKANLDAFDAFSTSKRTDSAFVDPKGNSAITKSSKVFDDFNDNAFEDDFFKIKDNNANANFDVKLTTTLSNNANTKDDSFGKFDELNNSLNFTNDFDTALNNSKNLTDNEEVKSLSAFRKDALGATALTKVQNITTLSKVSNPDVALAVVGAAGENGDKVAEKFAADYSKADTFELDLQEALKRSMLEN, from the exons atgaatttagATTTTGCGAAATTGTGCGGCAAACATGCTGCCATTTATGAGGCATATTACAAACAG ATTGACCCAAAGGGTTCTGGTGCTATAGAAGCGATGACGGctgcgaaatttttaaaaaaatctggTCTTAGTGATGTTGTGCTTAGCCGAGTTTGGGATTTATCAGATCCTAACGGAAAGGGTTTTCTTGATAAGCCTGGTTTCTTTGTTGCATTAAAACTCGTGTCACTGGCTCAAGCTGGTCAAGTGATAAATATGAGTAATATATACACGGAAACAGCGAATCCACCAAAAGTT GGTGATATCCCAAAAATTTTACCACCTCGCATACAAACAGTTCCAGTGGCTAGCGTAGGTACTATAAGTGGCGATTGGTCTATTAGTGTCATAGATCGTTTGAAATATGAGCAACTTTTCGAGACCCTAAAACCCATTAATGGAATGTTGCCGGGCAACAAAGTCAAGGGTGTGCTCATGGACTCGAAACTGCCTATGGATACTTTGGGAAAAATTTGGGATTTAGCTGATCAGGACAAAGATGGTAACCTGGATAAGCATGAATTTATCGTGGCAATGCATCTTGTTTATCAAACATTGGAAAAACGCACTGTACCCGATGTGCTACCGCCAGAGTTGCGCAAGCCTAATTCCGGTGGAGGTCCACCGCCAAAGCCTGCTCCGCCAATTGTGTCAAGCAATTCGGCAACAATGCCACGTGCCCCAAGTGGTGAAGGATTTGGGGATGGTGGTTTTGTGGCCAACTTTCCCAAAGATATAGCACCTCCACCAGCTATACCACCGCTGCCTGTCGCGATACCAACAATGACACGTGTTCCACCTGTCGGTGCAAGTGGTGTTCAATCACAACCGCTTATATCAACCGATCCGCTAATACCCATCGGCGCGCCACCTTCCGTAACAGCTAGTGCTGATTGGGTTGTTAGTCCAGCCGAGCTGAAACGTTTTGAAATAACATTCAGAGATTCAGACCGAGACAAGGATGGACTTGTATCGGGGCTTGAAGTGAAGAATGTGTTCATACAATCGGGCGTACAGCAAAACTGTTTGGCGCATATTTG GGCTCTTTGTGACACAAACCAGTCAGGAAAATTAACTCTTGAACAATTCGCTTTGGCTATGTGGATGGTGGAACGTAAACAGAAGGGCATCGAGCCACCTCAGGTACTGACAGCCAACATGGTACCACCGTCTATGCGTAGCATCGTATCTGGCGTAGATTTGCAACCACAA GAACCTAAACCGACTTATTCTAATCCTGAGCTAGAAATGATCTCCAAGGAAATCGAAGAGCTTGCCAAGGAGCGCCGTGCTTTGGAAACAGAAATTGCACAGAAAGAAGCAGATATACGCATAAAATCGGGCGAAGTTCGTAGCCTACAG agcGAATTGGACACGTTGTCAGCTACATTAAAACAGTTGGAAAATCAACGTGGTGAGGCACAGAAACGTTTGGATGACTTGAAAGCACAG AGCATTGACTACCAGACGGTACTAAAAAACATGACTTTAGATATATCTCAGTTAAGAGTGCAg gTAACCAAAATACGAGATCAATGTCAAAAACAAGAGGAAACCATAAACGAGCAAGAGGGTGAACTAAATGCAAAACGCTCTgagttgcaaaaattaaaagacgAGGAAGCTGCGTTGCAAAAGGAGTATGATCAAAATAATCGAGAGCTGCAGAAGCTAACACAACATTTACAAAATACCCAATTACAAATTAGTTCG GTACGCTCGATGGTAACACAATTACTGGAAACTCAACGTCAAATGACTGATGCGTTGTTGATGTGTCGTGCGGCCATCTCAAATCAAGACGCAGAGTTGGTGTCCGAGTATCAATTAAAAATCGAACCAGACTTCAATGAAGCGCGCCAACTACTTGAAAAGAAAGTAGAGGAACCAAAAGCGGACGATCCATTTGGGGAAAATAGTACTGTGGAATTAACAACGAAAACTACAAACGGATTCGCCAGTAATGGCTTTGGTAATGACCCTTTCACAGCAAATAGCGGCAGTGCAACTATTGGTCGCACTGGATTTGATGACAGCTTTACGGCTACAAGTGGATTTGGTGAAAGCGGATTCGATGGTTTTGGTAGCAATAGCGGCTTTAGTCAACCAGCAAAGGATCCCTTCGGCGGAGATGCTTTCGCAAATAAACCTAGTAATGCAATAACGCCTGAG CCGGGTAAAGATGACTTCGGAAGTGATCCATTTGCCGCGTTACATGCACCTACCGGACAGGGTCAAGTGTTAAGCCCAAATGCCCAAAAATCTGGACCACCACCGAGGCCTGAGTCGCCAAGTCCAGCTTTGCCACCAAAGAAATCGAAGGTGCCACCTCCGCGTCCAGCACCACCACGCCCAATGCAG GGACCTGCACGGCCTGTTCAACCAGCTTCCGACGCTTTCGGTTCTAACACGTCCGGCGGAGGTGGTGGTTTTGCTGACTTTGCAGATTTCGACAATAAG GCGTCCGCTGTAACGTCCTTGTTCGTGAGTAAATCGAGCGAAACAATAGCAGATGCTTCCGTGGAGAATGTGCGAGAAAGCCGAGCATCTATTATTAGTGGTCCGACAGATTTTTCAGATGATCCCTTCAAGGACTATCGTTATGAGGATCCATTTAGTATTAAAGATCCGTTCGCAGATGATGAAGATATAGATACGGATCCGGAGAAGATTTTCAAGGATGACTTCTCAG ACGATGATAAGGCCAAGACTTCATCTACTGGTTTTACGGCAAACAGCACCAATACTCAAGCCTTTGTAGTTAGCAATAAATCTGCAACTCCGTTAAGCGCTGATTTTCTTGACCAGTTCGATGCTTTCAATTTGAATCCTAGTCCTGTGCCTTCACAACAGTCTTCAACATCGGGCGGCTTAACAGGTATAGGTTTTGGCAGTGGGGGTCAGAGTAGTATTAGTAGCTCAAGTAAGAAATCGAATAGCGTTACACCTATTCCACATGCAATGGGGGCCGAAGTTAGTGGCGTTGGTGGTAGTTTATTTGATGACTTCGCCAATTTTGATACATTTGGTGCTACGAAACCGAAAGCGACAGTTGCGCTGTCTTCTTTGGGGGAACTGGATGCTGCATTCAAAAGCAACAACTCAGAAGAGCCAAAACCCAAGGCAAATGATTCCTTCTTCGAAGCATTTAATGATAATTTTGATAACAATTCTAATCGTGATGTGCAGACAAGTACACTAACTGGGAAGTCGAACACAAACATTTTCGATCCCTTTGGTGATAGCAAGGCAAATTTGGATGCATTTGATGCCTTTAGCACTTCCAAGCGCACTGATTCAGCCTTTGTAGATCCTAAAGGAAATTCGGCCATTACTAAATCATCTAAAGTGTTTGATGACTTCAATGACAATGCATTCGAAGATGACTTCTTTAAGATAAAAGACAATAATGCAAATGCTAACTTTGATGTCAAGTTGACAACTACGCTCTCAAATAATGCTAATACTAAAGACGATAGCTTTGGAAAATTCGATGAACTCAACAACAGTCTTAATTTTACAAACGATTTTGATACTGCTTTaaataactcaaaaaatttaactgatAATGAAGAGGTAAAATCTTTATCGGCGTTTCGTAAAGATGCACTAGGAGCTACGGCATTAACGAAAGTACAAAATATCACAACTCTAAGTAAGGTGTCAAATCCAGATGTAGCCCTTGCTGTAGTTGGCGCAGCTGGGGAAAATGGTGACAAAGTTGCAGAAAAATTCGCTGCCGACTACTCCAAAGCAGATACATTCGAGTTGGATTTGCAAGAGGCGCTTAAACGCAGTATGCTGGAAAATTAA